One part of the Sciurus carolinensis chromosome 4, mSciCar1.2, whole genome shotgun sequence genome encodes these proteins:
- the LOC124982866 gene encoding olfactory receptor 10AD1-like, producing MDKVSKCAHSVVKAAPASVPPESWPQTMDLRNVSRVTEFILVGFEQSYPSTRTLLFTLFLALYGLAMAMNGLIIFITWTDPRLNSPMYFFLGHLSFLDVCFITTTIPQMLIHLVVKNHKVSFASCLTQMYLVFGVGVAECILLAFMAYDRYVAICQPLSYAQIMSRQVCVSLVGTSWFFGMINGILLDYMTFRGPFCRDNHVENFFCEAPIVIALSCGDPLFSLKVIFADAIVVLLSPMVLIVTSYARILTSILGRASSSGRGKTFSTCASHLTVVVFFYTSAMFSYMNPRSTHGPDKDKPFSLLYTIITPMCNPIIYSLRNKEMKGAMGRALGRASLAQAETV from the coding sequence CTGGCCCCAGACAATGGACCTCAGGAACGTCAGCAGGGTGACAGAGTTCATTCTCGTGGGCTTTGAGCAGAGCTACCCTTCCACTCGAACATTGCTCTTCACACTCTTCCTAGCCCTCTATGGCCTTGCCATGGCCATGAATGGCCTCATCATCTTCATCACCTGGACAGACCCCAGGCTCAACagccccatgtacttcttccttggcCACCTGTCTTTCCTGGATGTCTGcttcatcaccaccaccatcccaCAGATGTTGATCCACCTGGTAGTCAAGAACCACAAGGTCTCCTTTGCCTCCTGCTTGACCCAGATGTACCTGGTTTTTGGTGTGGGAGTGGCTGAGTGCATCCTCTTGGCATTCATGGCCTATGACCGTTATGTTGCTATCTGCCAGCCGCTTAGCTATGCTCAGATCATGAGCCGACAGGTCTGTGTGAGCCTGGTGGGTACTTCCTGGTTCTTTGGGATGATCAATGGCATCCTCCTTGACTACATGACATTTAGAGGTCCATTCTGCAGAGACAACCATGTAGAGAACTTCTTCTGTGAGGCCCCCATAGTGATTGCCCTCTCCTGTGGGGACCCTCTATTTAGTCTAAAAGTGATCTTTGCTGATGCCATTGTGGTGCTGCTCAGCCCCATGGTGCTCATCGTCACCTCCTATGCACGCATCCTGACCTCCATCCTGGGCAGAGCCTCCTCCTCAGGTCGGGGGAAGACTTTCTCCACTTGTGCCTCCCACCTGACTGTGGTTGTCTTCTTCTACACCTCGGCTATGTTTTCCTACATGAATCCCCGCAGCACACACGGGCCTGACAAAGACAAgcctttctccctcctctacaCCATCATCACCCCCATGTGCAACCCTATCATCTACAGTTTGCGCAACAAGGAGATGAAGGGGGCCATGGGGAGAGCCCTGGGGAGAGCCAGCCTGGCCCAGGCAGAGACTGTCTAG